The proteins below come from a single Corylus avellana chromosome ca3, CavTom2PMs-1.0 genomic window:
- the LOC132174117 gene encoding NAD(P)H-quinone oxidoreductase chain 4, chloroplastic-like translates to MPYVKRKRLIEWQRQIELIPLHTWLPDTHGEAHYSTCMLLARILLKMGAYGLVRINMELLPRAHSLFAPWLIIVGTIQIIYAASASPGQRNLKKRIAYSSISHMGFIIIGIGSISDMSLNGAILQIISHGFIGAALFFLAGTSFDRIRLVYLDEMGGMAIPVPKIFTTFIILSMASLALPGMSGFVAELIVFLGLITSQKFFLITKILITFVMAIGMILTPIYSLSMLRQMFYGYKFFNAQNSYFFDSGPRELFVSISILLPVIGIGIYPDFVFSLSVDKVEDIISIYFYR, encoded by the coding sequence ATGCCATACGTAAAAAGGAAGAGACTCATAGAATGGCAGAGGCAAATAGAGCTTATACCTTTACATACATGGTTACCAGACACCCATGGAGAGGCACATTACAGTACTTGTATGCTTCTAGCcagaattttattaaaaatgggAGCGTATGGATTGGTTCGGATTAATATGGAATTATTGCCCCGCGCTCATTCTCTATTTGCTCCCTGGTTGATTATAGTAGGCACAATTCAAATAATCTATGCAGCTTCAGCATCTCCCGGTCAacgtaatttaaaaaaaagaatagccTATTCCTCCATATCTCATATGGGTTTCATAATTATAGGAATTGGCTCTATAAGTGATATGAGCCTCAATGGAGCCATTTTACAAATAATCTCTCATGGCTTTATTGGCGCTGCACTTTTTTTCTTGGCGGGAACGAGTTTTGATAGAATACGTCTTGTTTATCTCGACGAAATGGGCGGAATGGCGATCCCGGTTCCAAAAATATTCACGACTTTCATTATCTTATCGATGGCTTCCCTTGCATTACCGGGGATGAGTGGTTTTGTTGCAGAATTAATAGTATTTTTGGGACTAATTACCagccaaaaattttttttaataacaaaaatactaattacATTTGTAATGGCAATTGGAATGATATTAACTCCTATTTATTCATTATCTATGTTACGCCAAATGTTCTATGGATACAAGTTTTTTAATGCTCAAAactcttatttttttgattCTGGACCGCGAGAGTTATTTGTTTCGATCTCTATCCTTTTACCAGTAATAGGTATTGGTATTTATCCGGATTTCGTTTTCTCACTCTCAGTTGACAAGGTCGAAGATATTATATCTATCTATTTTTATAGATAA
- the LOC132175567 gene encoding uncharacterized protein LOC132175567 has protein sequence MRVVLLRTGSVPVQPHPTVSGSPRVSLSRHDSVSGVFSGERSSLGSPRISLHLDTNRGRDSSSGKRIRRVLSESDVTGGSKLGGAGSLSFPARIPEEEYVSESVDDGLVSLSKGVGIWPESGIPLEDLGFSGGGRKPGVEGDHGAGNGDDRSKIGAYYLEMLKSNPGDPLLLANYGKFLHEVEKDLARAEEYYGRAILASPGNGQVLSSYGKLIWESHRDGERAKSYFDQAVYASPDDCMVMGSYANFMWEVEDDEDGNEESTVLAGASPALVSAF, from the exons ATGAGAGTTGTTCTTCTGAGAACCGGTTCGGTCCCGGTTCAGCCCCATCCGACAGTTTCTGGTTCGCCTCGAGTCTCCCTCTCCCGGCACGACTCCGTATCAGGCGTCTTCTCCGGCGAGAGGAGCTCCCTCGGTTCCCCGAGGATCTCCCTGCATTTGGACACCAATCGCGGGAGAGACTCTTCTTCAGGGAAGCGGATCCGCAGAGTGTTATCGGAAAGCGACGTTACCGGGGGCTCCAAACTGGGCGGAGCCGGATCCTTGTCGTTTCCTGCGAGAATACCAGAAGAGGAGTACGTCTCGGAAAGCGTAGACGACGGACTCGTATCGTTATCAAAAGGCGTGGGAATATGGCCGGAGAGCGGGATTCCTCTGGAGGACCTGGGATTCTCCGGCGGAGGAAGGAAACCAGGCGTCGAAGGCGATCACGGAGCCGGAAACGGCGACGATCGGAGCAAGATCGGCGCGTACTATCTAGAAATGCTGAAATCAAACCCTGGCGATCCGCTCTTGCTTGCAAACTACGGCAAATTCTTGCACGAG GTGGAGAAGGATTTAGCGAGAGCAGAAGAGTATTATGGAAGAGCGATATTAGCGAGTCCAGGAAACGGACAAGTGTTGTCTTCGTACGGAAAGCTAATCTGGGAGTCGCacagagatggagagagagccAAGTCTTACTTCGATCAGGCCGTTTATGCCTCCCCTGATGACtg CATGGTGATGGGGTCGTATGCCAACTTTATGTGGGAAGTGGAGGACGACGAGGATGGGAACGAAGAGAGCACAGTACTAGCCGGAGCGTCACCGGCTCTAGTTTCGGCTTTTTAG